The following coding sequences lie in one Conexibacter woesei Iso977N genomic window:
- a CDS encoding glutamine synthetase family protein, whose product MQTTASSAVQLNGSANPPEPAAVPTTSIRVLYPDLHGVARGKDIPIGEFDHAIESGLCFCSAVMGTDLRHTPVRGGEEGYPDLTARPDLATMAPLPWDPGVTVCLSNLEPAEGGEAISDPRGAVRSAAARLSELGLDAIVGPELEFFLLKRDENAENGIARVVDNLSMVYTVGQQADPGGFVRRMTEQLAELGLEVFAVNHEYMNSQYEINLRHADALTAADRAFMLKMAVKDIAAMNGLLATFMGKPFNDQGGSGTHLHLSLNRDGANAFNKSDDADGVSDEARWFIGGVLEHATALMAILNPTINAYRRIQPDSLAPTHANWGWDNRSTFVRVPPERGKAARIELRVGDGAANPYLAIAAVLAAGEDGIRRRVAPPAPVTGDAYRADPEHAGTRLPDDLEDALDALEADTVLTAALGPEIVRDFLAVKRFEVERHRAWVSDWEIAEYVHHL is encoded by the coding sequence GTCCTGTACCCCGACCTCCACGGCGTCGCCCGCGGCAAGGACATCCCGATCGGTGAGTTCGACCACGCGATCGAGTCCGGGCTGTGCTTCTGCTCGGCGGTCATGGGCACCGACCTGCGCCACACGCCCGTGCGCGGCGGCGAGGAGGGCTACCCGGACCTGACCGCGCGCCCCGACCTCGCGACGATGGCGCCGCTGCCGTGGGATCCGGGCGTCACGGTCTGCCTCAGCAACTTGGAGCCGGCCGAGGGCGGCGAGGCGATCTCCGACCCGCGCGGCGCCGTCCGCAGCGCGGCCGCGCGCCTGTCCGAGCTGGGCCTGGACGCGATCGTCGGGCCCGAGCTGGAGTTCTTCCTGCTCAAGCGCGACGAGAACGCCGAGAACGGCATCGCCCGCGTCGTTGACAACCTGTCGATGGTCTACACGGTCGGCCAGCAGGCCGATCCGGGCGGGTTCGTGCGCCGGATGACCGAGCAGCTGGCGGAGCTGGGCCTCGAGGTCTTCGCGGTCAACCACGAGTACATGAACTCGCAGTACGAGATCAACCTGCGCCACGCCGACGCGCTGACCGCCGCCGACCGCGCGTTCATGCTCAAGATGGCCGTCAAGGACATCGCCGCGATGAACGGGCTGCTGGCGACGTTCATGGGCAAGCCGTTCAACGACCAGGGCGGCTCGGGCACGCACCTGCACCTGTCGCTGAACCGCGACGGCGCCAACGCCTTCAACAAGTCCGACGACGCCGACGGCGTCAGCGACGAGGCGCGCTGGTTCATCGGCGGCGTGCTGGAGCACGCGACCGCGCTGATGGCGATCCTCAACCCCACCATCAACGCCTACCGGCGCATCCAGCCGGACTCGCTGGCGCCGACGCACGCCAACTGGGGCTGGGACAACCGCTCCACGTTCGTGCGCGTTCCGCCGGAGCGCGGCAAGGCCGCCCGGATCGAGCTGCGCGTCGGCGACGGGGCGGCGAACCCGTACCTGGCGATCGCCGCGGTCCTGGCCGCCGGCGAGGACGGCATCCGCCGCAGGGTCGCGCCGCCCGCGCCGGTCACCGGCGACGCCTACCGCGCCGACCCCGAGCACGCGGGCACGCGCCTGCCCGACGACCTCGAGGACGCGCTCGACGCGCTCGAGGCCGACACGGTCCTGACCGCCGCGCTCGGCCCCGAGATCGTCCGCGACTTCCTGGCGGTCAAGCGCTTCGAGGTCGAACGCCACCGCGCCTGGGTCTCCGATTGGGAGATCGCCGAGTACGTGCACCACCTGTAG